The stretch of DNA ATTACATTGCCTCTGTTACtgatattatggagatgtacttgcatagcaagtgacctgatctgagatcgtgtgctggaacaaaaacaattgcagcgtggaaggtgtttataagccatttaaaataatacataaaagccgtcagattcacttcaacatttaaatttaatttgtcaaaatattttcgtcgctttgagacctcAACCTGTTAGcgcaattttgtcagtgaacaggtcgcagtctcaaagcgacgaaaatattttgacaaattaaatttaaatgttgaagtgaatctggcttttgtgtgttattttaaatggcttataaacaccttccacgcttcAATTGTTACtgatattgttttataaatatgttgactaacagaaattataaaataatcaaattatattgaacaaaaataatataaataagtacTTACCAACAGTTATCAGATGTTTATACAGTTGTCACAGTACTATTTCAAAGTTCTTATTGTTCTAGCTGGACTTATGAAAAGTTTGGTATGTGATAGTGTTATGCAGTTCTATCAAGTTGggtgtatagtatgtgtgtagtAGCCAATGACAAGCTATTATTCCAATGCAAGAAAACGGATGTGCAGCCTCCAGTTCTTGCAGTTATTGATGGGCTGACTCACACACTAGTTCACTTAACtccacacactaacatacacaagtgtatgagtgtataagtaAAATGTACAAAATTAAATCACTGGAAATATTTGATGTTCAGAATACTAAGGTTGAGAAATAGACTAGCATggaaaattataatattaaatatttgtgagATGCtggataaaaatttaaaaaatcttttcagCAAGTTTTGTATTAAAGAGTAATAGACAATTTCTAAAGCCACGCTTAATATGGTAAGCCTAAGATGTATtcccataaaaataaatatggaaataaaatatgaattaaaaatacaaatgtttagAATTTTTATAAAGTTACATTTAGGAATTACGAAACAGTAGCTCTAAATAAACAGATATTAAAGTAAGAGTGACTCGTCTTTAAAATGAATATTCGtaagaaattcataaaatttgATCGTTAGTCACAATTTTTCCCTTTTCATTAAAGATATTCATGTTATATAGTATCGTAACGCTAAGTTTGTCAAGGTATTTAGTATAAAGATAAGACGTAGtcgaaatataaatattcattaagaATATTTCGAATTTAATTCCCTAAATAgccgaaaatatatatttaacgcTAATTTAAGTAAATTTTATTGAAAGTTTCGTGATTATTTACgttatcaaaatttatatattgaagaaattgTTCAGAAAGTTTcgtcgttaatatatatatattttttttttaatggaagcaatattcaagggaggtaactgttAAAAACTGTTATACAAAGCAATCAGTAATAGAAATCAGGAATTATATTACTGAACGGGCTTATATCTCACACACATTCCAGAATTCGTAAAacacgagagtgtgtgtgtgtgtgtgtgtatatacatacacacacacacacacacacctgtgtttaCAAATTCTAAAATATACGGCTCTTGTTTTCTGTCGAAGATAAATTTTCAGGAATATCATTCAATACTTCAAAATAATGGTAGTAACCGTTTCTTTAGGGTTTAAGTAATACCTTATTGatgacaataatattttaatgttaatgtAATGGTGTGGTGTTGTTTGGTGTAGATAGAATAGGTACCTGAACTATTGAAGGTACCTTTGGTAGTGTTGTTACTTTAGGTACAGCTGGTAGAGGTGGTTTATTATTTGAAGTAAAGAGACTTGTCATTGGCATTGTAGATGGTTGTTCAGTTATATGAGATGTGGTACCAGTTATATTCAAAGGTATTTGGTCAGGATGACAGACTGTGTTAGTATCAACGTTTGGATGGTAAGTATATCCATGGCATCCATTGTTATTATCTCCCCTCGATCTATCCAGTGAATGTGAAAGTTGTTTTCTCCTATTCCATTTATGTTCAATTTGGTAACGACACAGATctagaaatatatagatttataggtTATCTGATGCAATGTACTGTTAACAGAATGGAGAACATTACATTTTTCTAGCCATGAAAATAAAGAAGTTCCctctgcaaccacatggtttcaaattcagtctCACTACTTCGTACCTTGGGCAAATTTGTTGAACAGATCAACTAAAATTTTACAAGCAGGTTTAgtggacggaaactaaaagaagctcgatCAGTCTGTGTTCATGAatgcacgtgcgcgtgtgtgcacgcgcatgtgcatTTATCTTCTATAGTCACTTCTATTGTCAATAAATTATTCCCCTGATCTGAGCCTTCAAAAACAtgtgttttctgcacattttcagtgtttattgcccatGAGCATTTTCCACATACAAAATCTATCTTCCCATTtagctttcctttgatattgttgcaacTCTTATGTATcaatagcttacaccaggtacatatggagtttctacctgtgccttttctacagatcgagcagggtcatctacctgaagggatatgtgatttgtctgccttcctacttattatgcagaaataatttctttatgcAAAAGAATAGCCATTAAagtataatcataaaaatataattataatcaagggTGATGGAGGGACAGCGTCTGTATGCTAGAAATAGGCATCAAACAACTACAAACAACTAGTGgtttgacatctatttctagcataaaggCGCTGTCCCTCTAGGGCCCCTGagttttcattatgtttttacaattttgctttaaatattaaTCTAACCCATATGGTTTTTTTTGTACACAAGCCACTGATGAATCATTAATTAATGCCTATATCCTAATTAtgcattaaattataaatatatatcagatttAGGAACATTCAGCTAATGtagtatctatatatctctctctcaatatatatatatatatatatatatatatcatcatcatcatcgtttaacgtccgctttccatgctagcatgggttggatgatttaactgaggactggtgaaaccagatggctacaccaggctccaNNNNNNNNNNctacaccaggctccactctgatttggcagagtttctacagctggatgcccttcctaacgccaaccacatacatacatacatacaaaatatatataaatacacaaacacacagatttattatacacacacacaaagtttttcttttggaaatttatatttttactttttgactcacatgcacaaacattggTAGTAACCCTCCAAATGAAAGAGacattttaaaagcaaaaaacaagAGGATCTTCAAACTCGCTGTAGTAAAGTTTAGTTCTTTTTTAAAGGCTTCcatcaacaaaattatattacaaGTGTTAGTTTAGCTTGAAACTATAATTGTAATAGAAACTAGCTGAAAATGTTACACACCAGGATCAAACTCAATATTTCAACATTGCTAATTAAACTTCTTATCTACTCAATCATGCCAGTGTCTTATTATAAACATTAGCAAACTCTAATAATTTGGAGAAAAACAATTATTCTAACTTACCTGGCAGTACCTCATAATGTCCAGCACTACCgacactccagccatgaccactgTCAGTGTGAGAGGACAACGTTGACATTTCACTGATTTCGTCGGTACTGTTTAGCTCTCTGTAACCAGGAGACATACTTTCTTCTCTTGGAATAAACATCTAGAAACATAAAATAGATACATTGTATGCCATTATATTTCATCATGGTATTATTGCCATTTATAATCTCTCATTTTGCTTTTAAGCTGAAATATTCTAGAAATCCTCATGTGAGTcagtaaagaaaattaaagagtaATTTAGAATCTACATTTTTAAGAAAAGAATTAagcaaatggaaaaataatttttcttttatattctgcaACACAGCTTCAAAGGTTCTTGGTTAATTACAGCCAGCTTTATTGTTAACACTGGAATGTTGAaaggagaaatattttaaaagaaaattatcttaCCTGTTGATGATGTCTTAATGTTGGGTTATCCCATCTTTCACCTGGCATGGTTCTGTAGTGAATATCTTCTCTATCTACCATTGGTTGTTGAGATTTCTTCAGGTTTTTCTCTATTGTGTACTGAACTCCAGGAGGAACACAAGTAGGATCAAATGTGTATTTTGATTGGATGTTTAATGTAGGCGTAACTTTATGGTACATATCAACACTATTATAGTTGCTATCTGTCTGCTTCAGTCTATGAACTATACAGATTGTTATAGAGATCACTATAACAATTGATACTATCACAGCTNNNNNNNNNNNNNNNNNNNNNNNNNNNNNNNNNNNNNNNNNNNNNNNNNNNNNNNNNNNNNNNNNNNNNNNNNNNNNNNNNNNNNNNNNNNNNNNNNNNNNNNNNNNNNNNNNNNNNNNNNNNNNNNNNNNNNNNNNNNNNNNNNNNNNNNNNNNNNNNNNNNNNNNNNNNNNNNNNNNNNNNNNNNNNNNNNNNNNNNNNNNNNNNNNNNNNNNNNNNNNNNNNNNNNNNNNNNNNNNNNNNNNNNNNNNNNNNNNNNNNNNNNNNNNNNNNNNNNNNNNNNNNNNNNNNNNNNNNNNNNNNNNNNNNNNNNNNNNNNNNNNNNNNNNNNNNNNNNNNNTTTGAAATAAGTGTTTCTCATTACCTCTGAGTATTTCATATGTGAGGAAGGCATTGTGTTGACTGTCTCTGTCAGAGGCCCTAACAACTATGATATCATGGTCAGAGTGGGGATGGTAGTGGACATTAAGACTGAAAGGGTTAACATTAGGGAAACTGAAATAGGGAGCATTATCATTTAAATCCataacctcaacaacaacatttgctgTGTTCTCCAGTGATGgtgttcctttatcttttactaaaaCCTTAAACtcatacatgttcttttcttctctgtctagTGACTCAGTTGTGGAAATAAATCCCACATCAGATATCTGAAATGGTAGAATATCTTTTCCATTCGTCAACAGAGAATAGGTTAATTGTCCTCCATCTCCAATATCTGGGTCTGTAGCATTGACTTGTCCAACCGGGAAGGCTTTGTGTTCATTTTCATAGGTGAGAAACTTAAATATGTCCTGACTAAACTGAGGTTGTACATCATTTATGTCAGTGACCTCTATAGAAAACTGTCTCTCTACTTTTAATGGAGGTAAACCATTATCTTGACATTTAATGGTGAAATTAaatctcttctcactctctctatctatttcactcTTTACAACAattctgtatttcttttcagACATTGAGATTAACTGaaggtatttattttgtaaatgacaTTTCACTTGTCCATTTACGCCATTGTCATTGTCAGTAACTTTAACATATGAGACAAAGCTGTGACGTTTTGCTGCTTCTGAAATTACAGCTGTGTTTCCAGTTGACTCTATAACAAATTTGACTTTGATTTTGGGAGGATTGTTAAGGTGACTGATTCCAGTTACAAGAACAGTAGCAGCTGAAGACCTAGGAGTGTTATCATTATCTCTGGCTTCAACAATTATTTTGTAGGATTTTCCAAACTGAAATTCTTTTGTAATAAAGACGTCTCCAGTTACTTCATCTAatttaaaacattgtttaaaattaCTTGGTGTTTTAGCATTAAACACATAAGAAATTCTTCCATTTTCCCCTGCATCTAAGTCGGTAGCAAACAACCTTACAATAGGTTTGTTTATTTCCTGTGTATCGTTTATAGTGACATTGTAGATATTCTCTGAGAATATAGGAGAGTTATCATTTTCATCCACCACCAATATTTTTAAATTCAATGATCCTTCCTTTGGTGGAGATCCACCATCTGTGGCAATTAACTGAAGATAATAAATATCCTTTGTCTCTCGGTCCAAGTTTTCTTCTAAAATCAGTTGCAGAAAATCATTGCCATCTGTTTTATTAGAAACCAACAATTTGAAaggaatattttcttctttgagtcgataaaatagtttAGAATTTTGAATACTGATATCATTATCAATTGCATTTGGAATTATCTTTCTTCCTAAGGATACATTTTCGTCAAATTGCATATTAACATCCTTGCGAATAAACATCGGATAATTATCATTGAcatcttctattataactttgATTTCTAATATCCTGATAACAGAATGGCCATGTTGAATAGCTATTTCTAATATCCTGAAACATTCCACATTATAATGACATAGAGTTTCTGCATCCAATATGGCAGCTGTATATATTTGTCCTCCGGGTGTAACATTAAACAACTGAACACTTCCATCTGTATTACCCTGGAGTATTTTAAATTTCAGTATGTCGCTGTTATCTTGAGACTGCATATTATCCAGTAAATGTGTATCACTGACAATATCTCCAATATAACTGTGTATATCATTGTTCTCTTTCACATGGTAGATATGATCTACACACTGGCAGCTGCCagccatcaacaacatcaacaataccaCGGACAACATGGTTATAGTCTTCAATTCTAGTTTCAACAGGAATATATATGGACAATGATGTAAAGAAAACATCTATCAATTATTTCTTGCTTGG from Octopus bimaculoides isolate UCB-OBI-ISO-001 chromosome 14, ASM119413v2, whole genome shotgun sequence encodes:
- the LOC106881259 gene encoding uncharacterized protein LOC106881259; protein product: MYHKVTPTLNIQSKYTFDPTCVPPGVQYTIEKNLKKSQQPMVDREDIHYRTMPGERWDNPTLRHHQQMFIPREESMSPGYRELNSTDEISEMSTLSSHTDSGHGWSVGSAGHYEVLPDLCRYQIEHKWNRRKQLSHSLDRSRGDNNNGCHGYTYHPNVDTNTVCHPDQIPLNITGTTSHITEQPSTMPMTSLFTSNNKPPLPAVPKVTTLPKVPSIVQVPILSTPNNTTPLH